The Rosa rugosa chromosome 3, drRosRugo1.1, whole genome shotgun sequence sequence GTTTTTGAAAAAGTAAGGGTTTGAGTTCGATTTAAAAATGACCGGACCCGATCTAAAAATGACCAACTATTGTTTAATactaataaaataaaacaaaacaaaaaagttctaataaaaataaaaacaaacacaaaagtTTGATTGGAGCTTGGAGCATTAATCATTCCCTAAATATGGGCCTAGGTACTCTACCAAAAAGAGAGATATGGGCTTTAGGTTAGAAGATGTGAAATGTGTTGCAGGCTCATATTGCGCTAACTATGTTTATAATTGGGCTGGCACGGACTTGCAGCTAGAATTGGCCCACTTTAATTGGGCCGGCATGTTTGATGATAAAAGTTGTAGTCGTTGGTAAAAATCTAAAACATGTTTTGTTGGCATTAACTCTCTAGCATCATGACATTATCTCTGTTTTTGTAAGTAGTTTGGAAAGGGAACTCATGGTTCTCGGGAGTTTCTCAAAGTATACGAGGTTTTCCAACTATTGTGTTTGGTTCATGAAATTATCGTGTTATCACTATGTATTTTCGTTATTGATCGATTTACTATTTTAACAAAACTTCTATCAGCATATTCGTGTCTTAATCATTTCCACCAACTGCTATTACAATTAGTTTTacatgttgtagagaaactgaaattgagagaaattcgttgtgtattctcattgataataggggcatctttatatagaggattacaatgtatagaatctcaatcatacaaggaaagtaatcgtacattgaataggaatctagatccttctaatttaaccctattaccactaggtaaagtaacctagagtttgagccaaacacaaatagagatatccttaaacactcccccttgtgttgtccaaacgcggtgcttctctcgttgcatcgttaaaaaccttgccgagtaacaaaaacccagtgagacaaaaataacctcggtcgaaggggaaaaagagcacaacacacccttcacgtttcgagaccatacatgtagacatctccccctgatgactacggtcatgagagttcgggggtaacttccgcaaacgatgctaccaacatgtctctcgaaagtggaatttaggcaatgacttagtgagcaagtctgccacactgtcctcatattgaacctagttcactttgatctcgaggagagtctgttgttgctgattatgcttggtgttatcgcttttgatgtagccttacctcatttgttcaaaacaagcagcattatcctaaatgctcgtatgctcatctgtggtagacttcaaaccacaattgttcgaacatgcgtaattatggatccaatccatatacattcacgaaccacttcgtgaagagcaatgatctctgcatggttcgaagatatagcgactagggtctattctgtagacctccaagatatcatggtcttttcccatggtgaacacttaatcggattgggaatgacctttgtgtgggtcagagagatacccaatatcagcaaaaccttccaaaacacatgttgttttgggatggggataatggacgcaggccagtgttggcggcgttcctggtgtgtgatgggtctgaatccatcatctttttgtagggatagaacaaactcatatcaatcatacatctcaagtatcgaaagatatattttacaccaatccaatggcgtcgcgttggcgccgagctatatctagctaacaagttcattgtaaatgagatgtccggtcttgtgcatttagctaagtacaacaatgcgcctattgtacttatgtagggcactttcgcctctagcacatcttcgccatcatccttcagacgaagaggatcctttttcaggatcaagactacggacgatcatgggggtgcttgaaggtttgaccttgtcaaaatgcctaagcatctatcaacacgatgcttaagttccaaaccgagacataatcgtgttctcccaaaatcctccatctcaaactcggatttcaagtgttcagcggtttcccttaactctttaagggcttctaatgaagatcatgtccaacatgaaccgcgatagaatccgaaacttgttatggaaacgcgtgggcatagcccttcccaatcaagtagtcactttagtgagtgtttcaatctctttgtaaacgcgctccgtggtctaaagctacttgacttgggtaaatgaagttcaccatgaacctttatGTATATCACATATCTAggtccctatagagatacgtagtgaccacatttgtaagctgcatgttcagttattcagaaactaccaaactgacagggtagtggagtgcaatgacatccattacgagagaatatgtctcatcgtagtcgattccagggcattttatgagaagccttgcgccataaggcaagattaccatctctttttctcactatgctttctaacgaagacccattagtcaataggttttatgtcaggaggtgttggcatcactggctcaaaagccttcctcttcgttagagaatccaacttaacctggatcacatctttccatttaggccagatttctctacgttggcattcattcatcaacggagcgtggttcgatatcatctgacacaacaaactcatgcgcaacgaaatgcacaactacatcatcaattatgatagagtttctatcccacgtctcatgtacactagtgtaagtttcatagagctctatattctcaggaataggttctgacgttgaggcgtcccccaacgataactataatccggaagatactcatgagacggattttgagtgtcgatgatcaaaggattgcaatgtgccaaagtatccttcgaaacccacgggcctcccatgcatcctagctggggccatggcctgtaacgccagagtgccactctctttggcgttggcgccatgcctacctccgtgtagggtggcgctacgtcctttcatagggacgtccttccttgcaggcatgtttgcagcatatttgtgtgatctcgtcactttagtagggatcgagatgagacatagtggggacagaccacgacaattcatgtcgttcctgctgaacatctgtgttcttatctccccctaacgatgggaagactgtctcatcaaagtgacatccgcaaatctagcggtaaggagatcgcctagaaagggcatgaagtggcggacgattgttggagtctcaaatccaacgtagttgcccattcgtctgtgaggacccatcatagagcactgtggcggcgcaattggcacataaatggcacactcaaagatgcgtaagtacgatacttgtacccagtcactagctgtaacgcagaggtagattgagtggcggtgagtcgtagacgaattagcatagctgcatgcgatattgcatcaccccaagcggatataaggaaattggtgcgcattaccaatgttcggactaccatcgtagtcgtttccgcgagacaatttgggtgtgttcatgggaatatgatgtccaacatcagtccctatacaataaccatcgaaagtcttcaatgtaaactctctagcatcgtcaagtccaattgacggaattaggatgatccggggagtgagcccgttgtcatatgatatttgctaggagtgtagcataagcagcatttacaagtggacaatggcacaacacgtgacccaCGTGTTTCCGTGTCAACCAATATCataagatatttaaacgtccgcaagttggttgaactagtccacagaatccccacggattctatgtaagaacataattagtattttcatatcctttgcataggacggtctcagtcctaatttccctaaggaacgggctatgtaaaatgagcgagaggcttaagaagcaaccaatgagaattttggttaggcctgagcgtctaAAACACTATtctgaagcaagttggtgattgcagcatcacctggggcgccatcaccatgatggacgccatccatggcgtcatggatagggactatgccagccctagATTGGTGGTGGAccgaggcggtgccctaggcagcagcgtcggtcacacttagtctaggaatcaacttgtgattcatgcttcatttcgctcgagagaaaagatgtccgtgtgaagtcttttgtagacggatcatcatatcatgactaagatgatctatcctgtcgtgacaaagccaatatgtgtctaaatccaagagatattctctcataacttttattggattaatagctcgaatagtgacatagagtccactagagagacacataaacttctctaagatgcgcctttgttcgcaatcattagaggtattgcaaaggaactcatttccgttctctacatgcgttttcgcatgggatccgttggctattcatagggcaatttgccctaagagtgtagagagtttctatgacagtaattaaggtgccatttggcaagtggaacttgggctattccatgtccttgaattaatattgatggcccagccatcgtagtcacaaaggtcatatgctcagaatcaaaatggagtcataaagaaaagaactcgaaattttattcataagccaacggaatacatcattgtctcttaaccattaggagaatctaatccaaatgctagctaatgcaaaacaaaggtagtcgtttgacttctttcggtaactccaaaataaatatgaacaggtgagtagagagatgtcggtggagcaaggctcgcttaagtaccacttatctcaaaaccttcctagacatcacacacattttggatgagcctatgtgaagaaaaactaaaccaatggcatttactacatagtgtggcaattgcctattacatctcttggaaaataaagacttaaacagaattggcgatctattgatcccagccaaatttgtagtcttcaaccctttactctagatcatcttcttgatcttcttgttccacatagtgagcttctcttgcttcacaatatgctttgtaggcggtgacaagttcttcacgagctctacaaatgtgtgcccaatgatcagacactccacatcgagaacatacatctctttgctcgaactccattgattgaggtgctttgaaagcgtcatttagatggcccTTAGTGTTgatggcgccaccaacatggccagaggcgttgcctcactctctctttccacgttgacttTTTCGGTTTCGTGTtagcctattttggcggttacattcctaagtagagcgattatatggaccagaatgtccagaagtatccctaagattagggtttcgctcttggcgccctctcttagaggtgcgactataattggattctggaatgtgctctgtttccacggatctcgaattatagttcttcacaaggatattgtcatgcttttctgcgacattcatagctccaatgagctcatgaaaccttgtgatccgtcttgcattaacatcgattcgatagttcttagcaatcatcaatgcagagacggggaaggtagagagagtcttctcaatcaacatcgcatctgtgatctctttaccacagaattccattaaggatttaatgcgaagtgcttccgagttatactcaagaactgacttgaaatcacagaagcggaggctatgccatctcacttctaggtcaggaagcaaggagtcacggacgttgccaaatctttcttcgagtgagacccacagtcttctggggtcttcttcattcatacactcgtactggagcgaatcatccatatgacgagtcattaggatgatggctttcgccttatttgcctctaaggctgctctatttgcttccaaagcttgagcttgctcaacagttagcacgtcctagctaggctcgagaaacatatccaggattccatcagtcttgagatgctggcggatatcacgaacccacctgtgatatcccgagccagttgttcccaatagagcaaagtccaatttgttcaggttactcatcctgaaagagaacaagaaattagggttagtttcggagcgaaataggctaccacgaaaacatatgaaatttctgagcgtaatcgcttccaagaaattaggaatttccgagcgtaatcgcttccaagaaattcgattccaagagatattggattagatcgaaaaaTGACATAAGTgatcgatcataaattctctacaaactctaagtttggagatctcaacaagctctaagcttggagtgagcacgaacccccacagttcggcttaatttggtctcccctataatgaagaaaggggggtagaagaagggaggttgcaagtccccgaaaaagaagagaaattgaattaaaaaactctaaaaaacgggaatgtttagtaaaaaatacattGAAATAGGTCGAcagaaaatttggccggaaaagtcgccggaaaagtggcagGTGGCCGTTGACCTGTTGACTGGTGTTGACTGTTGACCGACGTTGACCAGGGGCTGAccgagctgacgtggcagtggtccagtgctgacgtggcggatgctgacgtggcagaggGTCCTAGGGCTGACGTCAGCGGCTTATGGGCTTGGGTCAGTGGGCTTCTGggccttctttcttcttctgggctgggccttgttttcttctctctttcttcttcttttcttcttttcttcttctgccggTTTTCTGCCGGATGATTCAGTCGGACGGTTTAGTGAGTTTTAGACCGGTTTTCAGTGTTTTTCTTCCGGTTCTTGAAACTTCAGATCAAGAGGCTTCTGCTATCAAAATTTGGTGGGAATTGAAAttccggaagatggtgaaccggtggcaTATGTGATGcgggttgtatggagcttccggtggccggttcggtagatTTTCGGCtggttcttggggtggcgccgccggttctagactcctgggatcgagttcttcaaggtgtgaggtggaggcagaaaaggcgtcaacgttttgtattcggattcaaggtttttagctttttgaatcagggtttggctatttgtttcagggttagggtttcgtgctgataacgtgttgtagagaaactgaaattgagagaaattcgctgtgtattctcattgataataggggcctctttatatagaggattacaatgtatagaatctcaatcatacaaggaaagtaatcgtacattgaataggaatctagatccttctaatttaaccctattaccactaggtcaagtaacctagagtttgggccaaacacaaatagataTATCCTTAGACATTACATTTATTTTTGTGGAATCTTTAGTTTGAGATCAACTTTGAGTAATTGCAATTGACCTCATTATTTCAAATCTTTCCAATTGCAATGCATACGTTAAAGGTAGTAGGTTTATGCCATATGGAGAGTTTAGAATTAGATTCTTGTCCATCACGTCGACTAGTTCTCATTTAGGCGGCAGTCTGACTAGTTCCTATATATaattcttctatttctttcaTCATTGTAATGACCACCATCACACTTGCCTTATTCTGCAGCATTTTGCTTGTAGCCCTCAAAACTCTGGTAGACTATTAAATCATACCTTTTATGTGCCGCCCACCACAAACACTTAAAAACACAAATTACAGTCCATACTTACTTGTCAAATACTGCGTAAACGTCCAAGTAGTCAAACACAAAACCTTTCGTACGCAATGACAGCGATCAAGTTCGATCGTTTAAATTGGTCCTAACACCGAATGGAGCTTGAATAAATAGCTACGTGCAACTTGCATGTAGCATCATAGTCTGAAACTCAAAATTCTGATAACTTGAGCTTCAATGGAGAAACCGGaatctgctgctgctgctgaccTGTATGATAAGTCCTTCATTCAGCCGTCGATGGAGAAATTTGAACAAGATTTTAGTGAAGATAATAAGAAGGTGATATTACCTTTCCTTTCTCCTTTTTTCGATAATCGAAGGTATTCATCACttgaataaattttttattttgtcctACATAAACACGTAGGGAGGAAGCATATCAACTACTTTGGTAAGCAATGGGTGCTTGGACTTCCGCGGAAATGTTGCAAACAAAGAAACAACTGGAGGGTGGAAGGCCTCTCCATTTATCATCGGTACTAAATTTTATTTGGTTACTAAAATTAGTTGCAAGTTCATCTAATTCACTGTAACGTCTCATCAATTGATTTGTTAAAAATTTGCATGATGCAGTGAATGAGGTAGCAGAGAGGCTAGCATTTTTTGCAATTGCTGTGAACATGGTGGCTTACTTGGTGTTTGAGATGCGACAATCGCTTCCGAATGCAGCGACTCATGTAACGGATTGGATTGGAGCTGCGTACCTTCTCACACTCGTTGGAGCTTTTCTTGCTGATGCTTACTTAGGCCGCTTCAAAACCATCATTATTTTCTCTAGTGTTTATGCAGCGGTAAGTAAAAAGATTTAAACTTTGTCAAACATGGGCCTTTTTATAAGTGAACCGGAGTAACTTATCATGATGGGCCTAAAAGTACTCTTTCCATATGTAGGGGATGGTTTTGTTGACGGTGTCAGCCTCCGTGGATAGCTTACGTCCCCCTCCTTGCACGGCAAGACCATGCAACAAAGCAACGGACGGCCAAACATGGTTCCTATACGCTGCACTCGGCCTCATAGCCCTCGGAACCGGTGGCATCAAACCGTGCGTCTCGTCTTTTGGAGCTGATCAATTCGATGAGGCTGATACAAATGAAGTCCAAAAGAAATACTCATTCTTCAACTGGTTCTTCTTTGGAATAAACATGGGTGCACTCTTGGGCATTACACTACTCGTTTACATACAAGAAAATAAGGGTTGGACTTGGGGCTTCGGAATCCCAACAGTTGCCATGGTTTGCTCGATTGTAATCTTGGCTGCCGGAATTCCTAAATATCGTTACCAAAAGCCAATGGGAAGCCCCTTTACTAGGTTTATTCAGGTCATCGTTGTCTCACTCAGAAACCATTCTCGACGTGTTGAAGTGGGAAGTGAAGCAGCGTTATACGAGGTCAACACCGAGGAGTCTGATATTGTGGGTGCGCGAAAGCTACCTCATACTGCACAATACAGGTTATTTTCGTATCACGTTTAAATAAATGAAACACTGTCACAATATATTTCAGGACCAAATATACAAGACATAGTATTCTAACTTGTAAGCTAATGGTCAGTGTAGCTCTATCTAAAATGTCCATACATGCAGATTTCTGGACAAAGCAGCACTTGTGACAGACCTAGAGGACAACCCAAAGACTCGTTGGAGGCTATGCACAGTGACCCAAGTTGAAGAATTTAAATGCTTCATTAGGGTCCTTCCCATATGGGCATCAACCAtagctctctccctctccttcgcTCAACTTTCAACCTTCTTCATAAGCCAAGCTGCCCTCATGGACCGCAAGCTTGGTCCTGACTTCGAAATCCCTGCAGGCTCTGTCCCCGTCTTCAGCGCCGTCAACGCCCTCATTCTCGTCCCTATCTATGAAAAATGGATGGTTCCGATCATCAGTAGGAGGACCGGCCACCACCGTGGTATCACATCGTTGCAAAGAATGGGTGTCGGACTCTTTATCTCCATCTTTGCTCTGGCTTCAGCCGCTTTGGTAGAGAAGAAACGCCGAGACCACTACTCGAAGCCGTTTAGCATGAGTGTGTTTTGGTTGCTTCCACAATTCTTTCTGATTGGTGCCGCCGAGGTTTTTACTTACGTTGGACAGTTGGAGTTTTTCTACGATGAAGCTACGGATGGAACGAGAAGTATAAGTAGTGCAATGTTCCTGAGTGAGATAGGAATTGGGAGTTGGTTAAGCACTGCGCTTGTTAAGATCATAGAGGGTACAACTGGTGGAGAAACAAAAGGCTGGTTGAGGGCTACTCTTAATAAGAGCAAGCTTGATTATTTCTATTGGATATTGACAGCCATTAATGGTCTGAATTTCTTGGTGTATCTGTGGGTTTCACGGCGTTATAAAGGCAGACACGGAACCAGCACAAGTGTGAGAGACGGCCGGGAAGAGGTGGAGAACTGATCATGACTTTGAAGTATGGGCATGAACATTTGGACTTTCATAGCATGATGAGAAGTTTTAATCTGTTTGTTGTAATTTATTTACAGTTTCCgtaaattaatgtaattttgaaGTATTTGCGTTCATTCATATATTCTTTTTAGATACATCCATTGTTTCATTTGTTATATCAATTGAGAAACTTCCAAACGATGACAATTCTAAACAGAAAACTTCTAATGCACTGGTGGAAAGAGGGTAACACTcataattaacaaaagaaacctCAAGCAAATTTATAAATTATGCATAATCTTCTCTACTAcgaattaaaaatatataattcaTTGGAAAAATGAGTCACAGCAAGGATATATGATATGCCGGACTGATACTCAGTTACATCTTATAACTAATAGGATTTTTAGTCAATTAAATACATAGGCATGCATGTGAGTTTATACCAGTTCTCTACTTCTCTTAACCCTATCTAGCTATATGTTCTCTCTAGTTTCTTCATGACTATTATCCCTcgtctttctttttccttgctGGAGGCATGGAGGGACAAAATGAATACACACTGGATGCCAATCACATCATTGAAAGGAAAGCAGTTACATTATATTAGCTATAAATGCATGCTTTGGCAAAAAGTGAACAATGTTATAATTATGGAGGCATATAGTACTTAACATTACCATTTGATGATGTGATCTTGGGATCCAAAATATAATCATACATAAAATCTTACCTACGATTTTGTCACCACACTTTTGTCCAAGCCGAAAAATTAGAATTGAATTCAACCTAACACTTTTTCTCAATTGTTTCAGAAGAATGTAATAGGATATAATGAACCCAAGTTGGGAGAACCGTCAAGAAACCATTTGGGTTCTACAACATATATATccttgcttcttcttttttcccgCTTATTTTAAGAAAGATTAACACCCATCTTTATGAAACTAGAAATACCAATTACAATCTCATGATTTTGTAATTGGTTGAGCTACTAGTGCTTGGGTCTCTTTGTAACCAATTGTTTCCTCCGATCCCCTTGTCAATAagtcaaagaaaaaaattgcatgACTTGGCCGATTTCAGATACAATGTAGGCACTCCTTTTTGGTAAATCAAACCATAAATTAATTAACATAATATTAAAACATACTGTGTGGTCCACATAGCTGACAATGATCATGATACTGATCCCCTGAGATCTCTCTCTTTGATTTTCCCTCCCTCCCCGACTAAGAAAGCGATTGAGTAAAAgtgaaaaaacaacaaaaaaggaAGAACACTTCATTACACACACAAGTTTTCTGATCATATATAAGCTACTACTGCAGTACTGGTGCTTCTTCTTTTagttcctcctcctcttcttgaaGGACAAAGCTGCACCTCGTCAATTAAAAGATATGAGAACGACTTGGATGGATCAGACATTTTCGGTGGATGGAGGAATGAGTGGTTGAGTGAGGGACGTCTTGGTTTGGCTTTTCCTGTTGTTTGAGTGCACACTGTCACTAGGAGTCGACTGAATTGGAACTCTTGCCTGAGCAAACTTCCTTTCTTCACTTTTACCCCACAACACCGCGTACAGTCCCACTATGATCAGCACCGCTCCGATGATCCTGTACGTCCAATATTACCATCCAATATTATTAGCATCAACATGCATGTATATATGAACATTTACTCCGCAACAACAAATGATAGAGCCAAAACGTTATGCGTTGAATCAGTTGATTGCATGTAAAAGGGAGTGCTCTAAGTGATTCACATAAAAGCGCTCGACTGTAAAagtattttcagaaaaaaaaaaaaaaaaaaaaaaaaaaacatgatagGTGTTTTTCTCTAAAAACACTTGATCAATTGATGACCGAAAGCACTTGGGTTGTAAATAACAAAAGTGTTACTTAGCGAAAGTGTTTCCGTTCTGTTACTAAGCAAAAGTGCTTCGTACAAAAGCACTCACCTGGATAAGTCCTAATTTATTATAATATCGTTTATGAACCATGTGTCTTTTAAGACGTGTGCATGTATGCATTATTACTTTACTATACTGGATCAAACCATATAGGTCAGGATGTGTGTGTACTGTGTAGGCTTGTAATCCTACAACTGGGGTTTTGATTCATGAATGGAGGAGGCAATAAGAGCAAAACTAGGAGAGTGATGGATTATGATTCATGAATGAAGCGAGGGCTACGTAGTTAGGGCTTTACCCTCCCAAGTAGAACTCCTCGCCTAAAGCAACCGAGGCCATGATAGCGACAACAAGAGTCTGAACAGGTTGATATACAGCTACAAAAACAGGGCCCCCTCTGTCGATGCACCATATCTGTACAGCGAATGCAATCCCTGATGCAACCACTCCCTGCAGATCAACTTCCATTAATttaccaaaaacagaaacattTAATTAAAACTGCAAGTTAGTGAATCACTATCTATCATCATCATTTCACTTTCGACACCCACCACCCCTCCTGCATTATTGCAATTCCACAGaaacttctttttctcttttcgagtattattgaaaaaaaaaaaaagtactataAAATTATCATAGAGCCTAGAAACTGGTTTCGCACATGAATAAGCTGCCACATCTGTTTCTGAGAATAGACTTGACAGACTTTCTTTGTGCTGTGACAACCTCTGTTAACTAACTATGAAATTGACACAAAGGGCGACGAGAGAGTGAAAACTGAGAAGGCttcactcccaattcgtttttGTGAAAAGGAAAGACAAAGGAAACAATTAGGTTGA is a genomic window containing:
- the LOC133741357 gene encoding protein NRT1/ PTR FAMILY 8.1-like, which gives rise to MEKPESAAAADLYDKSFIQPSMEKFEQDFSEDNKKGGSISTTLVSNGCLDFRGNVANKETTGGWKASPFIIVNEVAERLAFFAIAVNMVAYLVFEMRQSLPNAATHVTDWIGAAYLLTLVGAFLADAYLGRFKTIIIFSSVYAAGMVLLTVSASVDSLRPPPCTARPCNKATDGQTWFLYAALGLIALGTGGIKPCVSSFGADQFDEADTNEVQKKYSFFNWFFFGINMGALLGITLLVYIQENKGWTWGFGIPTVAMVCSIVILAAGIPKYRYQKPMGSPFTRFIQVIVVSLRNHSRRVEVGSEAALYEVNTEESDIVGARKLPHTAQYRFLDKAALVTDLEDNPKTRWRLCTVTQVEEFKCFIRVLPIWASTIALSLSFAQLSTFFISQAALMDRKLGPDFEIPAGSVPVFSAVNALILVPIYEKWMVPIISRRTGHHRGITSLQRMGVGLFISIFALASAALVEKKRRDHYSKPFSMSVFWLLPQFFLIGAAEVFTYVGQLEFFYDEATDGTRSISSAMFLSEIGIGSWLSTALVKIIEGTTGGETKGWLRATLNKSKLDYFYWILTAINGLNFLVYLWVSRRYKGRHGTSTSVRDGREEVEN